Proteins encoded within one genomic window of Actinoplanes octamycinicus:
- a CDS encoding CBS domain-containing protein, with the protein MTKAVVSVEETASYRDVVDLLIERRCSAVPVVDRGHRVIGVISETDLLRKIEYAGDEEPRVFERRSRRGERAKASALTAAGLMSGPPVVALPGTSVAAAARRMDAEHVKRLPVVDDLGRLVGIVSRGDLLKTYLRPDDEIQADVESGVLRPFLVDDTASVLVSVKDGVVTLAGRVGRYSSAELVERLARQVAGVVAVSSGLTYDVDDREPVAPVPFF; encoded by the coding sequence ATGACTAAGGCGGTCGTGTCCGTGGAGGAGACCGCCTCTTACCGGGACGTGGTCGACCTGTTGATCGAGCGGCGATGCAGCGCCGTGCCGGTGGTCGACCGCGGGCACCGGGTGATCGGGGTGATCTCCGAGACCGACCTGCTCCGCAAGATCGAATATGCCGGCGACGAGGAGCCGAGAGTTTTCGAGCGGCGCAGCCGGCGAGGTGAGCGGGCCAAGGCGTCGGCCCTGACCGCAGCCGGTCTGATGAGCGGGCCACCGGTGGTGGCGTTGCCGGGCACCTCGGTCGCGGCGGCCGCCCGCCGGATGGACGCCGAGCACGTGAAGCGATTGCCGGTGGTCGACGACCTGGGCCGGCTGGTGGGCATCGTGTCCCGCGGTGACCTGCTGAAGACCTATCTGCGGCCGGACGACGAGATCCAGGCCGACGTGGAGAGCGGCGTCCTCCGCCCGTTCCTGGTCGACGACACCGCCAGCGTGCTGGTCTCGGTCAAGGATGGGGTGGTGACCCTGGCCGGGCGGGTCGGGCGGTATTCGTCGGCGGAGCTGGTGGAGCGACTGGCCCGGCAGGTCGCCGGGGTGGTCGCGGTCTCCTCCGGGCTGACCTACGACGTCGACGATCGGGAGCCGGTCGCGCCGGTGCCGTTCTTCTGA
- a CDS encoding CAP domain-containing protein: MRSLLRRFALAALIVPAAAGVMMTASPAEAAPVKAKAKAAEQTLQADIVRLTNVQRTQHGCAALTENAQLTDAARGHSAWMGQTGQFSHTGRGGSNFVVRSKAAGYARPSAENIAWGYRSADEVVGAWMRSPGHRANILNCKSKTVGVGAVYAANGAPYYTQEFGY; encoded by the coding sequence TTGCGCTCTCTCCTCCGCCGTTTCGCCCTGGCCGCCCTCATCGTCCCGGCCGCGGCCGGCGTCATGATGACCGCGTCCCCGGCTGAGGCCGCGCCGGTGAAGGCCAAGGCCAAGGCCGCCGAGCAGACCCTGCAGGCCGACATCGTCCGGCTCACCAACGTGCAGCGCACCCAGCACGGTTGCGCCGCGCTGACCGAGAACGCCCAGCTGACCGACGCGGCTCGCGGCCACTCGGCGTGGATGGGTCAGACCGGCCAGTTCTCGCACACCGGCCGTGGCGGCTCGAACTTCGTGGTCCGCTCGAAGGCCGCCGGTTACGCCCGCCCGTCCGCCGAGAACATCGCCTGGGGCTACCGCAGCGCCGACGAGGTGGTCGGCGCGTGGATGCGCAGCCCGGGCCACCGCGCCAACATCCTCAACTGCAAGTCGAAGACCGTCGGCGTCGGCGCCGTCTACGCGGCCAACGGCGCGCCGTACTACACCCAGGAGTTCGGTTACTGA
- a CDS encoding CHAT domain-containing protein, protein MTVYLAHAPEDSRFAAELRRRLDDLRVPVWDGPRELRGGSKLTAEISAAIGDAAHVLVVLSPATVNSPQVRWEITKALEVERERSDGFRVIPVLLPGITPDALDLWFPERPLAVPVEVGPGGLSVAVPALLAALDRRSPTDHEPPGQPEAKPVEELVLKLTDPRIETVDGKRRVRATATLTHEPARDGTPPVESRRYPLEAPLGPIEAADLKWYLEDYHVWPVGVFRQRAEEIQSKLPVWGRELYAAALGQPEAREPLTAWEHAAAAGERRFSVLVDGDLPRGASAADQADAREAATALLTLPWELLHDQRGWLFQGGEPVRVRRRLPNRERRAPRPTALPVRILLVSPRPEVDGDGNPIGYIDHRVSARPLVEAVENLGELARLTVLQPPTYAALQLALQEGDQGFPYDVVHFDGHGVYDRQVGLGGLCFEDPAERERRRLDFVDATRLAGLVRRHRIPLMFLEACQTAMSEIDPTASVAARLLDEGVTSVVAMSHSVLVETARRFVQSFYAELARGARVGAAMLAGQQALYADQARGRVLGAGELRLQDWFVPVLYQEEQDPQLITEVPPAAVRRLEATRRQISLGELPEAPEHRFRGRSRELLNLERLLHRKPWAVVRGTGGQGKTTLAIELARWLVRTNRFERAAFVSLEQHREARAVLDTIGRQLVGPQYTVAQYPDLDQASQLVERALSDRPTIVVVDNCESLLPDPDDAVAEIFTLCRRLLDADPRTRFVFTTRESLPIPFERPAAERTLGALHPADAVELVAEVMKQHGWTPPEDDAGEAPQQITDLVEAVNRHARALVLLAREVAQRGVTATTADLRSLMTHLEVRHPGDRENSLYASVELSLRRLSPESRRHVRAVAVCHGGVHFAVLTVLTGLTGDALLRVTAEVIDVGLGEDLGDGHLRLDPGLAPYLLGELTAGEIEALREKWIKAMAGLTEQMNNDPDVYRARRLTSVELPNLVAMLDLLPGPWPPDDVVTLAHHVECLLENLGRPRALARAVQAREAASAELNGWSAARFRSDGATIDRLMERGDLGAVRAASEQLLARCLEAGEQAYPLAASDIAAAYLRLGRSLNAIGNAEAALAPLAEARRRFTAMTDGTDDRMISLVITEIGNSCVRLGRLSDAATAYEEAIELTSKAGELRDVAVNKAQLATVRLEQKRYDEALRGYRETLDTFRTMGEPLRVADSWYQIALVYQTAGQWDAAEQAHREALAIRVREDDVPGQANSLLGLGVVSANRERYQDAVAFLRQTAELRARMNDRRGEGSARGNLAQALTFLGRYDEARREIESAIARLEPFGHADEMWMAWHMAERLETAAGRAEEALAARRRARDIYLAYRRAGGESQARLGFAVAFFTQQALQHGRGQALQALNESTAPEVPPWSLVKRQIRAVLAGDRARIEAGEADLDFLDAAEIRLMIEVLDRDG, encoded by the coding sequence GTGACGGTCTACCTCGCGCACGCCCCCGAGGACAGCCGGTTCGCGGCTGAGCTGCGCCGCCGGCTGGACGACTTGCGCGTGCCGGTCTGGGACGGGCCCCGTGAGCTGCGCGGCGGCAGCAAACTCACCGCGGAGATCAGCGCGGCCATCGGCGACGCGGCGCACGTGCTGGTGGTGCTCAGCCCGGCCACGGTGAACTCGCCGCAGGTCCGCTGGGAGATCACCAAGGCGCTGGAGGTGGAGCGGGAGCGGTCCGACGGCTTCCGGGTCATCCCGGTGCTGCTGCCCGGCATCACCCCCGACGCCCTCGACCTGTGGTTCCCGGAGCGTCCCCTGGCCGTCCCGGTCGAGGTCGGGCCGGGCGGCCTGAGCGTGGCGGTGCCGGCCCTGCTCGCGGCCCTCGACCGGCGGTCGCCCACCGACCATGAGCCACCCGGCCAGCCGGAGGCGAAGCCGGTCGAGGAACTGGTGCTCAAGCTCACCGATCCGCGGATCGAGACCGTCGACGGCAAGCGACGCGTCCGGGCCACCGCCACGCTCACCCACGAGCCGGCCCGGGACGGCACACCGCCGGTGGAGAGCCGGCGCTATCCGCTGGAGGCGCCACTCGGCCCGATCGAGGCCGCCGACCTGAAGTGGTACCTGGAGGACTACCACGTCTGGCCGGTCGGCGTCTTCCGCCAGCGCGCCGAGGAGATCCAGAGCAAACTGCCGGTCTGGGGACGGGAACTGTACGCCGCCGCGCTCGGCCAGCCCGAGGCCCGCGAGCCGCTGACCGCCTGGGAGCACGCGGCGGCCGCCGGGGAGCGGCGGTTCTCCGTGCTGGTCGACGGCGACCTGCCGCGCGGCGCCTCGGCGGCGGACCAGGCCGACGCCCGGGAGGCCGCCACCGCGCTGCTGACCCTGCCCTGGGAGCTGCTGCACGATCAGCGCGGCTGGCTCTTCCAGGGCGGCGAACCGGTCAGGGTCCGCCGCCGCCTGCCCAACCGGGAACGCCGCGCGCCCCGCCCGACCGCGTTGCCGGTGCGGATCCTGCTGGTCAGCCCGCGTCCCGAGGTGGACGGCGACGGCAATCCGATCGGCTACATCGACCATCGGGTCAGCGCCCGGCCGCTGGTCGAGGCGGTGGAGAACCTCGGTGAGCTGGCCCGGCTCACCGTCCTGCAGCCGCCCACCTACGCGGCGCTGCAGCTTGCGCTGCAGGAGGGCGATCAAGGATTTCCGTACGACGTGGTGCACTTCGACGGCCACGGTGTCTACGACCGTCAGGTCGGCCTGGGCGGATTGTGCTTCGAGGACCCGGCCGAGCGGGAACGCCGCCGTCTCGACTTCGTCGACGCGACCCGGCTGGCCGGGCTGGTCCGCCGGCACCGGATCCCGCTGATGTTCCTGGAGGCCTGCCAGACCGCGATGTCGGAGATCGACCCGACCGCCTCGGTGGCCGCCCGCTTGCTCGACGAGGGGGTCACGTCGGTCGTCGCGATGAGCCACAGCGTCCTGGTGGAGACCGCCCGCCGGTTCGTGCAGAGCTTCTACGCCGAGCTGGCCCGTGGCGCCCGGGTCGGCGCCGCGATGCTGGCCGGGCAGCAGGCGCTGTATGCCGACCAGGCGCGCGGCCGGGTGCTCGGGGCCGGCGAGCTGCGCCTGCAGGACTGGTTCGTCCCGGTGCTCTACCAGGAGGAACAGGATCCACAGCTGATCACCGAGGTGCCGCCGGCCGCGGTCCGGCGCCTCGAAGCGACCCGTCGCCAGATCAGCCTCGGTGAGCTCCCGGAGGCGCCGGAACACCGGTTCCGCGGCCGCAGCCGGGAGCTGCTGAACCTGGAACGGCTCCTGCACCGCAAGCCGTGGGCGGTGGTGCGCGGCACCGGCGGCCAGGGCAAGACCACCCTGGCGATCGAGCTGGCCCGCTGGCTGGTCCGCACCAACCGCTTCGAGCGCGCCGCCTTCGTCAGCCTGGAACAGCACCGGGAGGCCCGCGCGGTCCTGGACACGATCGGGCGGCAGCTGGTCGGCCCGCAGTACACGGTCGCCCAATACCCGGACCTGGACCAGGCGAGCCAGCTGGTGGAGCGGGCGCTGTCCGACCGGCCCACGATCGTGGTGGTGGACAACTGCGAGAGCCTTCTGCCGGACCCGGACGACGCGGTGGCCGAGATCTTCACGCTGTGCCGCCGCCTGCTCGACGCGGACCCGCGAACCAGATTCGTCTTCACCACCCGCGAGTCGCTCCCGATCCCGTTCGAGCGGCCCGCCGCGGAGCGCACGCTGGGCGCCCTGCACCCGGCCGACGCGGTCGAGCTGGTCGCCGAGGTGATGAAACAGCACGGCTGGACCCCGCCGGAGGACGACGCGGGCGAGGCTCCGCAGCAGATCACCGACTTGGTCGAGGCGGTGAACCGGCACGCCCGGGCGCTGGTGCTGCTGGCCCGGGAGGTCGCCCAGCGCGGGGTCACCGCGACCACCGCCGACCTGCGCTCCCTGATGACCCACCTGGAGGTCCGGCATCCCGGGGATCGAGAGAATTCCCTGTACGCCAGCGTGGAGCTGTCCCTGCGCCGCCTCTCCCCGGAGTCCCGCCGCCACGTGCGAGCGGTAGCGGTCTGCCACGGCGGCGTCCACTTCGCTGTCCTCACCGTGTTGACCGGCCTCACCGGCGACGCCCTCCTGCGAGTGACGGCCGAAGTGATCGATGTCGGTCTGGGCGAGGATTTGGGCGACGGTCATCTGCGCCTCGACCCGGGCCTCGCCCCGTACCTGCTCGGCGAACTGACAGCCGGCGAGATCGAAGCCCTCCGCGAAAAGTGGATCAAGGCCATGGCCGGGCTGACCGAGCAGATGAACAACGACCCGGACGTCTATCGCGCCCGCCGGCTTACCTCGGTGGAACTGCCCAATCTGGTGGCCATGCTGGACCTGCTCCCGGGGCCGTGGCCGCCGGACGACGTGGTGACGCTCGCGCATCACGTGGAGTGCCTGTTGGAGAACCTGGGCCGGCCGCGAGCGCTGGCCCGGGCCGTCCAGGCGCGCGAAGCGGCCTCGGCGGAGCTGAACGGTTGGTCCGCGGCGCGGTTCCGATCCGATGGGGCGACCATCGATCGCCTGATGGAGCGCGGCGATCTCGGCGCCGTGCGCGCCGCCTCCGAACAGTTGCTCGCCAGGTGTCTCGAGGCGGGCGAGCAGGCCTACCCGCTGGCCGCGAGTGACATCGCCGCGGCATACCTGCGCCTGGGCCGGTCGCTGAACGCGATCGGTAACGCCGAGGCGGCACTGGCGCCGCTGGCTGAGGCACGCCGGCGATTCACGGCGATGACCGATGGCACCGATGATCGGATGATCAGCCTGGTGATCACCGAGATCGGCAACAGCTGTGTCCGCCTGGGCCGCCTGAGCGACGCCGCCACCGCCTACGAGGAGGCCATCGAGCTGACGTCGAAGGCCGGTGAGCTGCGGGACGTCGCGGTCAACAAGGCTCAGCTGGCCACCGTCCGGCTGGAGCAGAAGCGGTACGACGAGGCGCTGCGGGGCTACCGGGAAACCCTCGACACCTTCCGGACCATGGGCGAGCCGCTCCGGGTCGCCGACTCCTGGTACCAGATCGCCCTCGTGTACCAGACCGCCGGTCAGTGGGATGCCGCCGAGCAGGCGCACCGGGAGGCCCTGGCGATCCGCGTCCGGGAGGACGACGTTCCTGGCCAGGCCAACAGCCTTCTCGGACTGGGCGTCGTGTCGGCAAACCGCGAGCGGTACCAGGACGCGGTCGCGTTCTTACGGCAGACCGCTGAGTTGCGCGCGCGGATGAACGATCGCCGGGGCGAGGGGAGCGCCCGTGGCAACCTCGCCCAGGCGCTGACCTTTCTCGGTCGTTACGACGAGGCCCGCCGTGAGATCGAGTCGGCGATCGCCCGCCTGGAACCGTTCGGGCATGCCGATGAGATGTGGATGGCCTGGCACATGGCGGAGCGGCTGGAGACGGCGGCCGGCCGGGCCGAGGAGGCGCTGGCCGCCCGGCGAAGGGCGAGGGACATCTACCTCGCCTACCGGCGGGCCGGCGGCGAGAGCCAGGCCAGGCTGGGCTTCGCCGTGGCGTTCTTCACCCAGCAGGCCCTGCAGCACGGCCGTGGTCAGGCACTGCAAGCGCTGAACGAGTCCACCGCGCCGGAGGTGCCGCCGTGGTCGCTGGTCAAGCGTCAGATCCGGGCCGTTCTCGCCGGCGACCGGGCCCGGATCGAGGCGGGTGAAGCCGACCTGGACTTCCTGGACGCCGCTGAGATCCGGCTGATGATCGAAGTGCTCGACCGGGACGGATAG
- a CDS encoding tetratricopeptide repeat protein codes for MTTSTGEVFISCAAEDREFAADLRRRLEELRIPVWAGPRELRPGSRPDPEAATAVARAGHVLVVLSPSTVNSPQVRREIAAALARTGDGVRVIPLLLPGITPDALDLWFPERPLAVPVEAGPGGLSVALPALLAALGRQAPDDPQAFALPAAKPVEELILKLTDPRMETVDGWRRARATATLIYEPARPGARDVESLPFPFTAPLGPIETADLRWYLEEYHLWPVGQFTRRADGIQKRLPSWGGDLYAAALADEEAWEALTAWQHAAGDADRRFSVMVYGDLPRAAGERDQAAAREAATELLSLPWELLHDGRGWLFQGREPVRVRRRLPNRRRQPDRPTELPVRILLVSPRPEVDRDGDPIAYLDHRTGARPLVEALENLGELARLTILQPPTYAGLQLALQEGDQGFPYDVVHFDGHGAIGTLSFEDPADRERRRVDVVDAAQLAGLVRRHRIPLVLLEACRTAMSEMDPTASVAARLLDEGVTSVVAMSHSVLVETARRFVQSFYAELARGARVGAAMLAGQQELYADRARGRVLGAGELRLQDWFVPVLYQEEQDPQLITKVPPDAVLRLEAKRRRYRLGDLPDPPEHRFRGRGRELLALERLLHRHPWAVVRGIGGQGKTALAVELARWLVRSGRFERAAFVGLDRHRDARAVLDTLGRQLAGPRYTVAQYPDLDLAVQPVARALADHTTVVVVDNGESAAAVPEIFDLCRGLLDADPGTRLIFTSRESLPAPFDRLGRERELGALDRPDAVDLVGEVMKQHGWTPPEEDAGEAPQQVTDLVEAVGRHARALVLLAREVARRGVTATTADLRSLMAHLDERHPGDRENSLYASVELSLRRLSPLSREHVPAVAVCPGGVHLSVLEAITGLRLDGARQLATELIEVGLAEDLDNGHLGLDPALAPYLLGELRDKPAADLRERWADAMLALTARLRRWEFTADADRARELTVLELPNLLGMLDVLAASRPAQEVVAAANHVVALVEDLGRPGAVARAIRVRDQARPDLTGWSEARFDADVTDIFRLVDDGELPAALTAARRLVDRCLAAGEDAYPHAAHDIAAAYHHLGQVVMEGNDPEAALVPFAEARRRAEALPGEDGDGLDIAVVADIGSCMLDLGRLIDAGAAFEEAVARSTRAGEVRAAAIHKAGLGSVRLEQFRYAEALRANEEARDTFQALGEPLMVAGYWYQIGHVHVVAGRPGDAEHAFRESLAIRVREGDLTGQAACLLGLGDSYGMRGRFEDAAAFAQQAADVFVQLNDVVAEGVARGNLAGVLIGLGRYEEGRREIERAFECFEPYGAAVQPWKIWSTLERLERAAGRTGEASAARKQAMDLYLAYRESGGMTQAPLGPSVMFFVQHISRHGRQQALRVLDEAEPPDRPPWPVFRRQMRAVLTRDRDQLIAGEDDLDCLDAVELRILDRMLDGDSQW; via the coding sequence GTGACGACGTCGACGGGTGAGGTCTTCATCTCGTGTGCGGCGGAGGACCGGGAGTTCGCCGCCGACCTGCGCCGACGTCTCGAAGAACTGCGGATCCCGGTCTGGGCCGGCCCGCGCGAGCTGCGCCCGGGCAGCAGACCCGACCCGGAGGCCGCCACCGCCGTCGCCCGCGCGGGACACGTTCTTGTCGTGCTCAGCCCCAGCACCGTCAACTCCCCGCAGGTCCGCCGGGAGATCGCCGCCGCGCTGGCCCGCACCGGCGACGGCGTCCGGGTGATTCCGCTGCTGCTGCCCGGCATCACCCCGGACGCCCTGGACCTGTGGTTCCCGGAGCGCCCGCTGGCCGTCCCGGTCGAGGCCGGCCCGGGCGGCCTCAGCGTCGCCCTCCCGGCCCTGCTCGCCGCCCTGGGCCGGCAGGCGCCCGACGACCCGCAGGCCTTCGCGCTGCCCGCGGCGAAACCGGTCGAGGAGTTGATCCTCAAGCTGACCGACCCGCGGATGGAGACCGTCGACGGCTGGCGCCGCGCCCGGGCCACCGCGACCCTGATCTACGAGCCGGCCCGCCCCGGCGCCCGCGACGTGGAGAGCCTGCCGTTCCCCTTCACCGCCCCGCTCGGCCCGATCGAGACCGCCGACCTGCGCTGGTACCTGGAGGAGTACCACCTCTGGCCGGTCGGCCAGTTCACCCGCCGCGCCGACGGCATCCAGAAGCGGCTCCCGTCCTGGGGCGGTGATCTCTACGCCGCCGCGCTCGCCGACGAGGAGGCCTGGGAGGCGCTGACCGCCTGGCAGCACGCCGCCGGTGACGCCGACCGCCGGTTCTCGGTGATGGTCTACGGCGACCTGCCCCGGGCCGCCGGCGAGCGGGACCAGGCCGCCGCCCGGGAGGCGGCCACCGAGCTGCTGTCGCTGCCCTGGGAGCTGCTGCACGACGGCCGGGGCTGGCTCTTCCAGGGCCGGGAGCCGGTCCGGGTCCGGCGCCGCCTGCCGAACCGGCGGCGGCAGCCGGACCGCCCGACCGAGCTGCCGGTGCGGATCCTGCTGGTCAGCCCGCGTCCCGAGGTCGACCGGGACGGCGATCCGATCGCCTATCTCGATCACCGGACCGGCGCCCGGCCGCTGGTCGAGGCGCTGGAGAACCTGGGCGAGCTGGCCCGGCTCACCATCCTGCAGCCACCGACCTACGCCGGGCTGCAGCTCGCGCTGCAGGAGGGAGATCAGGGATTTCCGTACGACGTGGTGCACTTCGACGGCCACGGCGCGATCGGCACGCTGAGCTTCGAGGATCCGGCCGACCGGGAACGGCGGCGGGTCGACGTGGTGGACGCCGCGCAGCTGGCCGGGCTGGTCCGCCGGCACCGGATCCCGCTGGTCCTCCTGGAGGCCTGCCGGACGGCGATGTCGGAGATGGACCCGACCGCGTCGGTCGCCGCGCGGCTGCTCGACGAGGGGGTGACCTCGGTTGTCGCGATGAGCCACAGCGTCCTGGTGGAGACCGCCCGCCGGTTCGTGCAGAGCTTCTACGCCGAGCTGGCCCGTGGCGCCCGGGTCGGCGCCGCGATGCTGGCCGGGCAGCAGGAGCTGTACGCCGACCGGGCGCGTGGCCGGGTGCTCGGGGCCGGTGAGCTGCGCCTGCAGGACTGGTTCGTCCCCGTGCTCTACCAGGAGGAACAGGACCCGCAGCTGATCACCAAGGTGCCGCCGGACGCGGTCCTGCGGCTGGAGGCCAAGCGCCGCCGGTACCGTCTCGGTGACCTCCCGGACCCGCCGGAGCACCGGTTCCGCGGCCGCGGCCGGGAACTGCTCGCCCTGGAACGGCTGCTGCACCGCCATCCCTGGGCGGTGGTCCGCGGCATCGGCGGGCAGGGCAAGACCGCCCTCGCCGTCGAGCTGGCCCGCTGGCTGGTCCGCAGCGGACGGTTCGAGCGGGCCGCGTTCGTCGGCCTCGACCGGCACCGCGACGCCCGGGCGGTGCTGGACACTCTCGGCCGTCAGCTGGCCGGCCCCCGCTACACCGTGGCGCAGTACCCCGACCTGGACCTCGCCGTCCAGCCGGTCGCCCGGGCGCTCGCCGACCACACCACCGTCGTGGTGGTCGACAACGGGGAGAGCGCTGCGGCCGTACCGGAAATCTTCGATCTTTGCCGTGGACTGCTCGACGCGGATCCGGGCACCCGGCTGATCTTCACCAGCCGCGAGTCGCTGCCCGCCCCGTTCGATCGGCTGGGCCGGGAGCGGGAGCTGGGCGCCCTGGACCGGCCGGACGCGGTCGACCTGGTCGGCGAGGTGATGAAACAGCACGGCTGGACGCCGCCGGAGGAGGACGCGGGGGAGGCGCCGCAGCAGGTCACCGACCTGGTCGAGGCGGTCGGCCGCCACGCCCGCGCGCTGGTGCTGCTGGCCCGCGAGGTGGCCCGGCGCGGGGTCACCGCGACCACCGCCGACCTGCGGTCGCTGATGGCCCACCTCGACGAGCGGCACCCCGGCGATCGGGAGAATTCCCTGTACGCCAGCGTGGAGCTGTCCCTGCGCAGGCTCAGCCCGCTCTCCCGCGAGCACGTCCCGGCGGTCGCGGTCTGCCCCGGCGGGGTCCACCTGAGCGTCCTGGAGGCGATCACCGGTCTCCGGCTGGACGGTGCCCGGCAACTGGCCACCGAGCTGATCGAAGTCGGTCTGGCCGAGGACCTGGACAACGGCCACCTGGGTCTGGACCCGGCCCTGGCGCCCTACCTGCTCGGCGAACTGCGAGACAAGCCGGCCGCCGATCTCCGCGAGCGCTGGGCCGACGCGATGCTCGCCCTGACCGCCCGGCTGCGGCGCTGGGAGTTCACCGCGGACGCCGACCGGGCCCGGGAGCTGACCGTGCTGGAGCTGCCCAACCTGCTCGGCATGCTGGACGTGCTGGCCGCGAGCCGGCCCGCGCAGGAGGTCGTGGCCGCCGCCAACCACGTGGTGGCCCTGGTGGAGGATCTGGGCCGGCCGGGCGCGGTGGCGCGCGCGATCCGGGTGCGCGACCAGGCCAGGCCGGATCTCACCGGCTGGTCCGAGGCGCGCTTCGACGCCGACGTGACCGACATCTTCCGGCTGGTCGACGACGGTGAGCTGCCGGCCGCGCTGACCGCCGCCCGGCGGCTGGTCGACCGGTGTCTGGCGGCGGGCGAGGACGCCTATCCGCACGCCGCCCACGACATCGCCGCCGCCTATCACCACCTGGGTCAGGTGGTGATGGAGGGCAACGATCCCGAGGCCGCGCTGGTCCCGTTCGCCGAAGCCCGCCGACGTGCCGAGGCGTTGCCGGGCGAGGACGGCGACGGGCTGGACATCGCGGTCGTCGCCGACATCGGCAGCTGCATGCTGGACCTGGGCCGGTTGATCGACGCGGGGGCGGCCTTCGAGGAGGCGGTCGCGCGTTCCACGCGCGCCGGTGAGGTCCGGGCCGCGGCCATCCACAAGGCCGGGCTCGGCTCGGTCCGGCTGGAGCAGTTCCGGTACGCCGAGGCGCTGCGTGCCAACGAGGAAGCCCGCGACACCTTCCAGGCGCTGGGCGAGCCGCTGATGGTCGCCGGGTACTGGTACCAGATCGGGCATGTCCACGTCGTGGCCGGGCGGCCCGGCGACGCGGAGCACGCGTTCCGGGAGTCGCTGGCCATCCGGGTCCGGGAGGGCGACCTCACCGGGCAGGCCGCCTGCCTGCTCGGCCTGGGCGACAGCTATGGAATGCGGGGCCGGTTCGAGGACGCGGCCGCCTTCGCACAGCAGGCGGCGGACGTGTTCGTCCAGCTGAACGACGTCGTGGCGGAAGGTGTCGCGCGCGGCAACCTGGCCGGGGTGCTGATCGGTCTGGGCCGGTACGAGGAGGGCCGCCGCGAGATCGAGCGCGCCTTCGAGTGCTTCGAGCCGTACGGGGCAGCCGTGCAGCCGTGGAAGATCTGGAGCACGCTGGAGCGCCTGGAGCGGGCGGCCGGGCGTACCGGAGAAGCCTCCGCGGCCCGGAAGCAGGCGATGGACCTCTACCTGGCCTACCGTGAGTCGGGCGGCATGACCCAGGCGCCGCTGGGTCCGTCGGTGATGTTCTTCGTCCAGCACATCTCCCGGCACGGGCGGCAGCAGGCTCTCCGAGTGCTCGACGAGGCGGAGCCGCCGGACCGGCCGCCGTGGCCGGTGTTCCGGCGCCAGATGCGGGCGGTGCTCACCCGCGACCGTGACCAGCTCATCGCCGGCGAGGACGACCTGGACTGCCTGGACGCCGTCGAGCTGCGGATCCTGGACCGGATGCTGGACGGCGACAGTCAGTGGTGA